The genomic region atttctatttttatttttttaatataatttttttcaaatgaaatgaGATCCTTAATggatttgaaataaatatagatttcAGTATTATAACAGTGTTAGTGAACttgaatataaattagtaacgttttaatttttagaatattaaaatgtcAGTGTTAAAAGATTAAAGCCTCTTTAAATCTTCTATCAGTCTGGTGATTGATAGTGAAACTCTTAATATTATAACCTTCTAACTTTTCAAATTTGACTAACAGAACCTTTATAAAAGTAACCTAAAGATATCTGTTGCTCGGGCAAATTTAGACGCAAACATTATAACAACTAAACTCTTTAGGAATTAGCAAGATAGTTCACAAATTAAATACATTGAATTTTGGGACACAAGAAAATACATTGTTAGCGGGATGGTTGTGATCATATTAAATACATGATCATTAACTAAAGGGTAACAAATTGTATTGTTTGCCTATTTCAGAGTTTACTTTTCCTAAAATCTCATGCTTTAAGGGACTTGAATATATCAACAAGCTGCATGGTTGTGTTGAAGGATTACTTTTTggaaaattcttttataggATTAGTATATATCTCCACTTGTGCACCAAACCGATTAGTTTTACATGATAGAATATATCTCAATCGTCTAATCTCAAATATAAAACactcatacatatatatcacttttttattaagtatggtgtatataccaaatttagataaatttttttatgacagCACAGATCGATATAAGATTTTTCTACAATTGTCAATTGAGCCTAACGAGCAGCCTAGAAAGAGGAATATATAACAAGAAACATAGAGATTAGAACTAGTTGGCGAATACCcttctcataaaataattgttcCTCCCTATCTGAAACTTATATGAAATTAGCAAAGTTATTAACTAATGAACCCACAATTTCTTTACCATTTGTTGGATAGAAATGGAATTGGGGTATAACTGCTACTTGTACTGAAATAAACCCCTCTCGTTTGGGCAGATAAATAAACAAGTTTCCATACGCATGCAAAATTGCTGCAAAAGACATCAGCACATGCACATGTCTTCTAGAGTTGTTCTTATATGTACTTGTGCTTTCCATACTAACGGTGTGAAtcagtaaaaaaagaaatctccGTATGCACAATTATGATTGGCATAGTCATTTTTAGTGTACTAATATTAGATGCAACCTGCTAATTTTCTCCAAGAGATATTTCATGAAACGAAAATATTTACATCTTAAGAACCCTAGTTTTTCCTATGTATAGATTTGAGAATCTAtttagaaaaaggaagaaaaaaactGTATATATGGAGAAAAAAGTTTGGAGCTGAATCTATTCCAATTAATTAGGGTCCAGACTGAAGACATGGAAGGAACCATATCCCATGTCCGTAATCAAGATAATTTCAATTATGAGAAATAATGCCACTCAATTATGAAATATCAGTTTAAAGGTAGTTCCTTTTTTAACTTGGGCTTACAGTAGATAAACATTTTCCAAGAAAAACCTGAGGTGAGCCGCAGGAACATTGAAATTCGTTGCATTTACTTCCATAACACCTATCCACCAAAATTACACTTAGATGCACCTTCGCGTCATGTTTCCAGTTAATTAACCTCACCAACGCCATGGTTTCTTTTATCATGAAGCATAGTTAAAagctttctttttcctctttacCATCCTTACCCGAATGAAATCAAGTCCCTGTCTACTCGCCCAATTCGGGTACTGTCAAATTGGCCTTATTTCACGCTTCTCACACTCTTATCAGAAACGAATACAGCTAACATCAGTCCTTAAGCATCAATTAACAGAATAACCTCTATACAGAGAACGCACAATGATTTTCTGTTTTTGGGTGCAAAAAGTAAACTTACCAACAAAGGTTGGTGATATTGGTGGAAAGCATtctatgaaaaaaagaaagcatcTTATCTTTAAGAAGTAGAGAAAGACAAGTGTGGCAGCAACCATACGCAAGAAAACTAAACGAAGCTGTATAACTTCTCGTGGTGGGGTGGTTTTTCAGGCTTTCAGCGTCAGctttcattataatttatgaaagtTTGTTACATTGCATATGCATAATTGTCCTGTGAAACAACAAAAGTGGCTCACGAGGACCCGGGGAAGAATCAGACATTGATGTACGTACCCTTCCTCTTATGAAAAACCCAACATAGGTCCTACCTGCGGCTTTGGTTCTTTGTTGTCTAATTCAAAATGTATCAATGTACGTACagctttaatttatttcatccATGGAATGATAACCAAGCTGTGCAAAATCCATCGAccctttttaaaatatattttataaaatatatctgCACACACACATACCTTAGCCCCTGTCCTCTTGTTAGCAGTTAAGACATTTTTGCATGATAGTACAGTCGATTTAATTAACAAGCGATGGTACAATAGGTTCTAGAAGGAAATTGCACGCCGTCCAAAACTCACAACCAAGAGGACCATCTGTGTAAGTTCACTTTTGAGAATCCAGTCATGCAACTTGAGAATTAGCCCGCAATCAATAGGCACGGATCCATCTGGGCCTCTTGTACTGTTGTGTCAAGAACACTTTGCACATCCATTTTGGGCCTTCAGGAACCAAAAAGCGGCCATAGTTCATTAGAACTAATCACACGCTACACACAATCCACATCCACACATACCAGAAAgcagtaattaaattgaaaactaGCTAACGGACTCTTCGACTGAACTTAAAAAAGGGCACGCGGTCCATGCCCCATATTTACCTATACCCGGCTTCGATCTAGACGAGCAAAACCATTACATATGTTCATCAGCATACCAAACTCTAACACCAAAAGGAAACTATAGATTCCTAGCCACCTAAGATTACATCACACGTTAGTATTCTCATTAAGCCTAGCAGCTGCAGCCATTGATGCCGCAACACCGCCTGGATGTGTGCTCAAATTCGGGTTGTTCCTTATCTCTGCACTCACCACTCCTTCAGCATCTGCCCTTGTCACCACCTTATCCGCTGGCAACTTGGTAGTTGCAGCCTACATCCAAACATACATATAATCAACAACACCATATCACCAATCTTGTTGTATTCTCACACCTATCAAACACTTGTAACATGATAAATGATTACATTTATAGTTACCGTTAGAACTTCTGTAAGTTTAATTTTGTCCTCCTCACGTCTTGCTGCTGCATTGTGACATGCAGCAGACTGAGCTGTGGCTGCCAGCCCACCTGGGATAATAACATTGCTACCAGTTGCTCTCACTTCTGCCGCTTGAATTGCGGCAGCGTCGCTCTGGTCTACTGGCTTGTTACCGGCTGTTTGTGCTGTCGCTTCCAGTGCTTCTCCTATTGTAATTGCATTCTGGACAGTCCCTGCTGTCATGCCCACCACCGGAGTGGCTTCCACATATTGCCCGACAACCTCCAACCACcaccaaaaaaattattagtccCAAATCCAAAAGGTCAATGCTAACGAAGTGAAAAAAGCACGGTAACGAATAACTGAATGACTCGTTGCACCAATAATTTCCAtctaaaaagtaaaagagtAGAGAGATATTAAGTAATGGACCTGTCCAGCAACTCTTTCAGTGACTATGCGAGCTCCTGGAACATCACTTTCGGTGACGGTAACGCCTCGTTCACTAGCAGCGTCAGTGGCGTCTCGGTGACCAACAAGACCAGCTCTCTCATTACGGGTTGCAGCAGCCTGCATAGTAGCAGCTGCTCCACCTTTCTGGGTATG from Ricinus communis isolate WT05 ecotype wild-type chromosome 9, ASM1957865v1, whole genome shotgun sequence harbors:
- the LOC8280914 gene encoding late embryogenesis abundant protein D-34 isoform X1, encoding MSQEQPRKPTEQGGHIGQDQGPVKYGDVFNVSGDLASKTIAPEDANMMQSAETMVFGHTQKGGAAATMQAAATRNERAGLVGHRDATDAASERGVTVTESDVPGARIVTERVAGQVVGQYVEATPVVGMTAGTVQNAITIGEALEATAQTAGNKPVDQSDAAAIQAAEVRATGSNVIIPGGLAATAQSAACHNAAARREEDKIKLTEVLTVTINAATTKLPADKVVTRADAEGVVSAEIRNNPNLSTHPGGVAASMAAAARLNENTNV
- the LOC8280914 gene encoding late embryogenesis abundant protein D-34 isoform X2, which encodes MSQEQPRKPTEQGGHIGQDQGPVKYGDVFNVSGDLASKTIAPEDANMMQSAETMVFGHTQKGGAAATMQAAATRNERAGLVGHRDATDAASERGVTVTESDVPGARIVTERVAGQVVGQYVEATPVVGMTAGTVQNAITIGEALEATAQTAGNKPVDQSDAAAIQAAEVRATGSNVIIPGGLAATAQSAACHNAAARREEDKIKLTEVLTAATTKLPADKVVTRADAEGVVSAEIRNNPNLSTHPGGVAASMAAAARLNENTNV